From a single Planctellipticum variicoloris genomic region:
- a CDS encoding FAD:protein FMN transferase has translation MTRIEPSLVRRSRPAMGALAEVFLIGDDERRLAAAAETALDEIERLSDRWSRFSPASEVSRLNREAACGWVLVDRELFAVFAECDRWRRLTAGAFDITADSWRSGDGPRISGADIELDAVRCAIRFRVEALRLDLGAYGKGAALDLAGAIIHELGLDNWLLQIGTSSVLTCGAGPAGDGWPVKLRDPNRPDVIVRELMLRDRALSCSAALAPDASDSDVIDPRTGQPLREQRACCVTAESAGAAEALSTACIVTGPDELPTAMIQGVRVSAIVDWLCPSRR, from the coding sequence GTGACGAGGATTGAGCCGTCGCTGGTGCGGCGCAGCCGCCCGGCGATGGGCGCACTGGCCGAAGTGTTTCTGATCGGCGACGACGAACGGCGGCTTGCCGCGGCCGCCGAGACGGCTCTCGACGAGATCGAACGTCTCTCCGATCGCTGGTCGCGGTTCTCACCCGCCAGCGAAGTCTCCCGTCTCAATCGCGAGGCCGCCTGCGGCTGGGTGCTCGTCGATCGCGAGCTGTTCGCCGTCTTCGCCGAGTGCGACCGCTGGCGGCGGCTCACGGCAGGCGCATTCGACATCACGGCGGATTCGTGGCGGAGCGGAGACGGCCCGCGAATCAGCGGCGCTGACATCGAACTGGACGCCGTACGATGCGCCATCCGATTCCGCGTCGAAGCCCTCCGCCTGGATCTGGGCGCATACGGCAAAGGCGCCGCGCTCGACCTGGCGGGAGCGATCATCCACGAACTGGGTCTGGACAACTGGCTGCTGCAGATCGGAACCAGTTCGGTCCTGACGTGCGGAGCAGGGCCGGCCGGCGATGGCTGGCCCGTGAAGCTGCGAGATCCGAATCGGCCGGATGTCATCGTCCGGGAGCTGATGCTGCGAGATCGGGCCTTGTCGTGCTCGGCGGCGCTGGCGCCTGATGCAAGCGACTCTGACGTGATCGATCCCCGGACCGGTCAGCCGCTGCGCGAGCAGCGGGCCTGCTGCGTCACCGCCGAGTCGGCCGGAGCGGCCGAGGCGTTGTCGACGGCCTGCATTGTCACGGGACCGGACGAGCTCCCGACAGCAATGATTCAAGGCGTGCGAGTTTCC